The stretch of DNA ACGCTAATTTCCCCTTAAACTCTAGCGAAAAAAGAATTCTATTGCTCATGCGAAACCACCATAACCACCCTATTTCAGCTATTAGCTAAACTGTACCACCCAGTGACTATGCAAACTCTTCTATGGAACCCGCAATAATCGGCGTTTGACGAAAATACTTGCTGAGCCGTAATTGATTGCCCCGATGATTCCAATGGACTTGATCAAAAATGTGGGACAAAAGACACACCCCCCGGCCACATTCCGCTTCTTCCGGTGGCAATAGGTGATCATCTAAATCGCAACAATGCTCACTTTTATTGAAGCCTGTCCCCTCATCCGTAATAATCCAAGAACACTGTTCGGTATTCATGAAGAAGTGAACCACGACTTTTTTCGTTGGATCAAGGGCATTGCCATGCTTTGCGGCATTAACAAGGGCTTCCTGTAACCCTAGGCGTAAATCGTACTGCCATTCATCGGGAATACGCTCTAGGAGAATATCTAAAACTGGATAGAGGTAAAGCGTTGAGGCAAAACTTAAAGTACTCCAATGAGACTTTGGGGGGGGCATGGAAATCGCAATCACAGTCAATGCTCCTTGACAAACTAACTTGCTGAGTATGGTGTCATCGAGAATTAGCCACTGCCTCGTAGAACAGTGTTTTGTTGTGATGCTAATGGCATAAAAGGCTCAAATTGCTCATCATTTAGCGTAAAGACCGTACTTTCTATGGCGGCTCTTACTGAACTATATTATACAAAAAATTGAAATTACACCATTTTTAAAAGAACGGCGCATTCTACATGGGGCGTTTGTGGAAAAAAGTCAGCGGGCTGTACCCATTCCACTGTATAGGCTTCAGCTTCGCATAGGATTTTTAAGTCCCTCGCTAGGGTTGCTGGGTTGCAACTAATGTAAAGGATTTGTCTAGGTCGGGATTGCCGTAATGTGTCGAGAACGCGGCGATCGCAGCCTTTACGCGGTGGGTCAACTAGTACAATATCGGCGGTGTCTTCGAGGTTGGGCAATACATCCTCAACTGTCCCGACCAGAAATTTGACATTTTCAATGTGATTATCCGCTGCACTGGCTTGGGCTTGCTGTACAGAGCTGGGCAAAACTTCAATGCCGATAACTTGTTTTGCCTGCTGAGCTAGGGGTAGTGTAAATGTCCCGACACCACAGTAGGCATCGATGATCGTTTCATTGCCCTGAAGTTCGAGCTGTCCAAGGATTTTTTCTAGGAGGTGCTCAGCAACGGCGGTATTAATTTGAAAAAAGGTTTCAGGGCGAAGTTTCAGGTTTAGTCCGACAAAGGTTTCGTTTACATAGTCGCGTCCGGCGATCGCCCTTGTGTCACGTCCCCAAATCATATTGCCTTTGCGGTCATTGATATTGAGGCAAACACCGACCAGTGCAGGATATTCAGCCAGCCAACTAGCCGCTTGCTCTTCTAAATTCGGAAAATCGGGCGCTGTCGTAATTAAAGTTAAAAGGATTTCGCCTGTGTGGTGACCAATGCGAAAAGCCAAATGTCGTAATTTGCCTTGGTGTTTTGCTTCGTTATAAATAGACCAACCATTCGCCGCGATGTCCTGCTTGATATCACTTAATAAAGGATTGAGTCGCTGGTCTTGAATCGGACATTGATTGAGATTTACTAGCTGATGACTGCCCTTACGGTAATAGCCCGCCTGCAATTGTCCTGTACTTGAACGTCCCACTGGATAGGTTGATTTATTCCGATAGCCTAAACCCGATGAACCATGCAAAATTGGCTCAACCTTAAGATCTTCAAAGCCACCAATACGCTGTAATGCTTGGGTTACTTCTTTTGTTTTGATCTCGAGCTGTAAAGACTCCTCAACCTGTAACCACTGACAACCACCACATTTATCCGCAACAATACAGGGAGGGCGACGGCGATCGCCAGAAGGCTCAAGCATACGTTGAATTTTTCCTAGGCCATATTGGCGCTTTAGACGCGTAATACGAACCTCAAGGCGATCGCCCGGTACAGTATCCGGCACAAACACAACTTGATTCCCATATCGACCAACCCCAGACCCCTGACTATTGAGATCATGAATTGTCAATTCAATCAGATCACCCTGTTGCATCGCCTCTACTCCCTAGCTTGTTCAAATCGGCCATCCACACTCTACCCTGTCTCAGGAAATTTCAACGCCTTTCCCGACCCACCCATAGAAATAAAAACAAGATCAAAAAGAAATGTCAAAACAGCATTTATATCATTGATTTTCAACAAGGCAACCCGAATAAAGTATCAAAAGATACAAGCTAACCCAGTTGGAATCGATAACTTAACGACGTGTCCTGAGAATATTGCCTAACTCCGCACACACCCCATTAATCCAGCCAAAATCGGTTTATCCTCCATGACTGACACACCCAAAAAAGTCAAACTAACAAAAATTGATCAAGCCAAAATAGCAAAACCCGGCTTAGCGATCAAAGATGAAATTGAACAGTTTGCTCAGGCTGGTTGGGAAGCATTGGATAAAGATGACCTTATTATTCGTCTCAAATTTTTAGGTCTATTCCACCGTCCTGTAACGCCCGGCAAATTCATGTTGCGGATGCGCACACCCAATGGCATCCTAACCAGCGAAAAAATGCATGTCCTCGCCGAAGTCGTCAAGCGCTATGGCGAAGACGGTAGCGCCGACATCACGACCCGCCAAAACCTACAACTACGCGGTATTCGCCTTGAAGATGTGCCCGACATGTTCCAAAAATTTAAAGAAGTAGGTTTAACGAGCGTCCAATCCGGCCATGACAACATTCGTAATATCACAGGTTCCCCCGTGGCCGGCATCGATCCAGAAGAATACTTTGATACCCGCGAACTCGCTGAAAAGCTCCAAGACATGATCACTAACGGTGGCGAAGGCAGCTTTGAGTTTAGCGACTTGCCCCGTAAATTTAATATCTGTGTCGAAGGCGCACCGGATAATTCGTCCCACGTCGAAATCAATGATATTGCCTACGTTCCAGCATTCAAAGATGGTGAATTTGGGTTCAATATTCTCGTTGGAGGTTACTTCTCTGCCCAGAGAATTGCCGAGGGAATTCCCATCAATGTATGGGTTCCGCCGACAGAAGAAGCGGTACTCGCAGTTAGTCGTGGCATTATTACACTATATACTCGCTATGGTGCAGAGGAAGGATTGCGAGGTAATAGAGCCAAAGCCCGTGTTTTGTGGCTCGTAGAGGCTTGGGGCGTTGAAAAATTCCGTGCCAAGCTTGAAGAAGAAACGGCCATGACCTTTGCTGCGGCTGCACCAGAAGATGCGTTCACCATGGAAAAACGTGACCATCTTGGCGTGCATCCCCAAAAGCAAGAGGGCTACAGCTATGTTGGTTTGCATGTTCCTGCAGGTCGTCTCACGGCGGAGGATATGTTTGAGGTGGCTCGTCTCGCTGAAACCTATGGTGTTGGTGAAATTCGCGCTACTGTCGAGGAGAATTTTATTATTCCCTATGTCAAAAATGAAAATGTTGACACGCTTCTCAAGGAACCTTTGTTAGAGAAGTTTTCGATTAATCCCTCCCCTTTGGTTCGCTCTTTTGTGTCTTGTACTGGCAATCGCTACTGCAATTTTGCCCTCATTGAAACGAAGGGACAGGGTTTAGCTTTAGCGAAGGAGCTGGATGCTGAGCTGGATATTCCCCAGCGGGTACGGATGCACTGGACTGGTTGCCCCAACTCCTGTGGTCAGGCTCAGGTTGGTGACTTGGGGATGCTTGGTGCGAAGGCGAAAGTCGATGGCAAAATTGTTGAGGCGGTTAATCTCTACACTGGTGGCACAGTTGGTAAGGATGCCAGCCTCGGTTCTGTTGTGGAGAAGAAGGTTCCCTGTGGTGAAACGCTCAAGGAAAGGGTTAAGGGGATTTTAATTGAGCAGTTTGGGGCAACGCCTAAGGCTTAGAGCTTGGTGTCTAAATAAATTTTCATCTCAAGTTGTTTGAAATCGGTAAGGCTTATTGGGCAGTACCGATTTTTTTTGTAATTTGAGTTCTGGTTAAATGAAGTCGGTGGTGGGGCGACGACGACGGAGAAAAGATGTGAGATTGTTGGTGGATAAAAAACGGTGGCGATCGCCACCGTTTTTATTTCAAATTAAATTTAGTGAGAATGTTCACCCTCCATATCGGAGTGACCTTCGTGCATAGCTGGATTATCGCCGGACTGGGGCATCTCCGTGGGGGTGTTACTATTTTCTTCAATGATTTCTATCGGGTGATGATGGGGTTCCATCAAACTCATATTTTGTCTACCGACGGAAAGTAATCCCATGGAGACAGCACCGAGGCTAGCGGCTCCCATAGACACTAAACCAACCGAAAATAAACCCATTGCCACAACGCCAATAGAGACAATGCCATGGGTTGCCACGCCGATCGCCACAATACCGTGGGCAGAAATCCCGATGGCGATCGTGCCGTGGGCGGAAATCCCGATCGACAAAAATTTTGTTTTGCTGAGGGCTGTTTTGCTGATGCTTGGTTTTTCTGGCGAACTAACAGTCATGAAAATAATTTGTCGATGTTAAGAAATTGCTAACCAGTATAGCCAAGCTAATAAAATCGCGACGACTGCCCCAATGAGGGTATTAATGATGTTGACGACTTCATTGGTGAGGAGGTCAAATTTTTCTTGGATGGTTGCGCCAATGACGCTTTCTAGGTTGGTTGCGACAAAGGCGGCGATCGCACACCACAAAATCCCCCAAATATTAATCATGCCAATGGCGTACCCGACCATGGCGATCGCCACAGAAGCAATCATTCCCGCTAATGTCCCTTCTAAACTGACTGCCCCCTCCGTGCCCCTAGGCACAGGTCGAAAGGTTGTAATCAAAAAGGTGCGTTTACCGTAGGCTTTGCCCACTTCGCTAGCAGCTGTATCCGATAATTTGGTACTAAAACTGGCAACGTAACCCAAGACCAATAATCCCTGCCAAAAGTCCGGTACAAGTAAAGTTCCTAAGGCACAGAGAGTGCCAATGAGCGCTGAGCCCCATACATTTTCAGGCCCCCGTAAACCACCGCGGCCTTCGGCAATACCTGCGGCTTCTTTGATGTCTTTGCCAATTTTTGTGACGCCAACGCCCACCAAAAAGTAAAACATCACCACAATATACCCTTGCCAATGGAGACAGCCCCACACCAGCACACCTAACAGCCAAGCATTGAGGTAGCCCATTGGGGTCAGGAGCTTTTTCGGGATTATGAGGGCGATCGCCACCAAGACTGTATTGAGGGCGATCGCCACTAGCCAAGGATTTTCGAAGAGCATCATAGTCGCAGCGGCAAAGATTGATGAAGGAAATTAAAAATTAAGATTTGGCATAACTGCGGAACGGTTGCCCCCAGTATCGCCAACATTCTTTATTAAACGGCGATCGCCACCGGAGAATCAAATCCCGCTCTAGGGCTAACCTTTGGGTACGGTCGCTGGGGACAGAAACATTAAAGGCCATATTAACCGCGAAATCCATTCCATACTTCCGGTGTAGGCTCACATAGGCATCAATATAATCCTTACAATCATGTACCCCTTTCCACCGCTGTTTAATAGATAATTTCGTTTCACCCACATACAGCAGCAATGGCACTGAATGGTCTAACACAAAATAAATATTGGCTTGCCCTTCACTAAGGGGATCGGGGCGATCGCGATAAAAATCCCAAGGCTTACGGGGCAACTCAAACGGATCCAGCTTCTCCGCATCCCAGTGAGCAGGCTTGGTGTCTAGCTCAAATAAAAGACTCGTTTGTCCCGCGGCTGAATTTTGGCGAGCTTGCGCTTGAAAGTTAGCAATACGGCTTTTCCAAGCCATTAGCGCCGACGAACTCATCTCCAAAGTTGGTCGCCTTTGCACCTTATAGGGATTAGTCACCGTATCGGCAACAGAAAATAAATTAAGCTGTTCGTCAGGCATAAAAGTCGAGAAAATTGTAGCGAAAATCAAAGGATTGTCTTTAGTTTAATAAAACCTAAGTGCGCTCCCCTTGCCATCGAAGAAATTCTAAAGGCAAACCATCCGGATCGGCTAGGAACATCACTTCATAAATGCGATCGCCGATCATTTGCTGTTGGGGATTGAGCAATATTTTGAGCGGCTCAGACGCTTTTGCTTGGAGCCTTGCCAGCCAGCTGGGCAAACTCGGCGTTAGTGCTGTCAGATCAAACGAGACATGGTAATAACCCACATAATGCTCATCACCAAAGGCATCGGGCGCAGGTTTGGGCTGGGGAATTTGGATCAGCTCGATCCGCCCAAGCTCTCCCCGGAGCCAACAGGCAAGGGTAAAGCCCGTTGTAAATTGCACCTCCGTCGTGAAACCGAGTAAACCATAAAAGGCGATCGCCCGGTGAATATCAGCAGTACGAATAGAAATGTGGTGCATAAAACAACAGGAAAAAATTAAGAGAGAGGACTAAAAAACAGGTAAATCTCCAGCAATACTTATCAGCTTTAACCAGTTTCGGTGTAATTCAACCTGAGTTCGGTTTAAGCATGGTCTGGAATGATGACGCGGCGAAAGGGAGAGCGAGGGATGGGGCGATTTTTCATTCAAACAATTCTAATGCGGGTGTCCGTTGATGTCCCGTGTCTCCCCCTCTCCGTGTCTCCCTATCCCAATGTCCCCATGTCTTCAAGGTATTCAGATAACTCCTTAACCCGAACTGACGTTAATTCAGTTTCATCGGCTACGACCGCCCCTTCGATCACTTCATGGCGCACCTCCTCTGATAGCTCCCATGGCCTCTTTATTCCAACAAAGCTTCCTTGGCTTTTTCAGCCCACGGGTAGCAATCTCATTTTGGAGCATCACCAACTCACCCGGCGTTAATTTGGCCATCAGATCAATGCCTTTCTCCTCGAGCAGCCCCAACAATATCGCCTTTTTCTGCAATGCATTGTGAAGGACTTTTTCTAGCTTGCCATATATTGTCTTGGTAAATAGAGTTGGTTTCTGGCATGGGGCTACCCAGCATTTGTTAATCCATACGCCATTCTCGCATCGAATTTCTGGGGCACAACAGCTGAGTTGACAAACTTCAATATCCCTAGCAACTATAGCCAAGGCCATCAAAGTTAAGACACCTAGCTCTGCCGGCCATGACTATAGGGTAAGTTTTTAAGGATTCAATCTTATTTTTCTAAACCGATGGCTCGCAAGAAAATTGTCTATCAAGAATTTGGTTCCGCACCAGAAATAGAAGCACCAGAAGTTGTGGATTTACCGCCAAATCAACAAAATGTCCGTATCCAAGCAACACGCTCTGGTCGCAAGGGTAAAACGGTGACGGTGATCACTGGCTTTCAACATGCCCCTGCCACGTTAGCGAAACTCACGAAACAGCTAAAAAATAAGTGTGGTGCTGGTGGCACCCTCAAGGATGGTGTGGTCGAAATTCAGGGCGATCGCCGACAACAACTCTTAGAGATACTCACCCAACAGGGCTATAAAGCAAAAATTAGCGGCGGTTAGCTTGATACTCTTCCTCTAATAGCCAGCGAATCTGCTTTGAAAACTGCTGCAAAGACTTAAACGGATAGATGCGCACAAACTGGGGTTTGAGGTCACGGAAAAGACTATAGTAGCTATTTTTTTCGTCTTCAAACCGATAAGTCAAAATCGCCTGTTCGGCGATCGCCTCAGGTAATGTCCGCCAACTGTTTACCTCAAAGGAGACAGTAAAGCCATATTCCAAACGGGCAGGAAAACGGAGAGGATTATGCTCAGCAGCAGACACAGACTTCGCTGTAAAACTTAAATTGTGCAACAGCCCTAGCCATTTCTCACGGTAGAAAAACCAGCCATTGTGGCTATACACTCGCTGGGGGTAAATGCGGTCGAAGGGATTTGCCGCATGGGGCTGAATGAGTTTATCCGTGGGTATAGCTAGTACGATATTGCCAAAGTCAGCGATCGCCACTTCCCGATAGGGACGCTCTAAAAATAATTCCATTTCAATTTACCTTCGCCTCAGCAAAAAAATACCCGACAGTTTTTTCCACCACCTTGGGGCGATCGCCCCCCGTGCTCGATTTTGCCTAGTCACCATCAGCCCCGAAGAACTCGACCTAACACAAAGCAACAGAAAAACGGCTATTGGTATCAAAAGTAACAATATTGCCGATATCCCCCACAAACTCGTTAGGTAAATTCACAGAACCGTTACAAAGCTGTACAAACCCTAGAAGTAAGTTGCAATAAAATACAAAATCTCTACATATCTTGAGGCAATAAAACTTGTCATGGCTCAACTGACCGCTGCAGAAGTTCTCTCCAAGCTCCAAGCCGACGAATCCCTTGCCAATAGCGAACTTAGTGGTCTCGACCTCAGCGGTAAAACCCTTGATTGTGGCAACTTTTCCAGAGCCTATCTACGCCGTACAAATCTCACATCAGCGTCCTGCATTGGCGTAAACTTTTCTAAAGCAACGCTCATTTTGGCACAACTCAAGTCCTGCAACCTGACCAAAGCGAATCTTCACCACAGCACCTTTACCCAAGCCGATCTGACCGCAGCCAATCTACAACAAGTTAAGGCAGCCCACGTTAATCTACAGGGCACAAACTTGTCCCAATGCTTAGGTCGGGGCGGTAATTTTGAAGAAGCAAACTTTAATGAAGCACAAGTCCTCAGGGCCCACCTTGAACGGGCAAATTTTGTCAAGATTCAAGCCAAACAAGCCGATTTTACAAATGCAAATTTAAACCAAAGCGACCTTAGCCGTAGTCATTGCCAAGGCGCTAATTTTACCGAGGCGACCCTGATATCAGCCGACTTAGAACAGGGGGATTTCACCGCGGCGAATTTTACTAAAGCGAATCTCTCTCAGATTAATGCCATTAATACAGTCTTCCATGAAGGCACTTTTACGGAGACTTGTTTTGATAATGCCCAGCTGGAGTTGGCAAATTTTTCGCAGTCGACGATTTCTGGTGCGACTTTCCGTAATGCATCGCTGTTTAGTGCATCCCTTGAATATGCCCAGTTGATCAATGTTGATTTTAGGGGCGCGGATTTACGGAGCGCGGTCTTTTTTAAATCAAACCTTGGAGGCTCTTGTTTTGACCATTGTCGTTTAGAGGGAGCGATATTTGGGGCTGTGACGGGTTTAACTGATGCCCAGCAAGCATTTCTGAAGGACAATGGCGCACTTAATGTGACTTAATTTGTTTCTTTTTTCAGCGCCTCTTCGGACTTCTGGCTCCACCAAAACATATCGGCGATCGCCGAACCATAGACAGTAAATTCTGGCACAGGGTTAAGGAGTACGATTTGAGTTTCTAAATCCGGCCCCAAACGACGCTCAACGCGATCGGGAATACCATAACCGTAGATCACATGTCCTTGTCCCGCTAAAACAACCACTTGTCTCTCAGGATTGAGGATGCGGAAATCGGCGATCGTTGCCGCCATGGTTTCATCCCAAATCACCTGTGCCGTAAAAAAATTATCAAAATTAAAATTGCCATGGGCGCTGTGGGCACCGAATGCTCCCTGCACAAAATTACGATAATTATTATTGCTCAAATCCAGTTCACTAACAGGCGGAATATGCACCATATCCTCTGCTGTGAGGGCTTCTACCCCGCCACGGGCAACGCGACTCACTGTCTCGCCGGGGGCATTGAGCGCTAAAACGGGGATCTTATTTTCCCGGGCAAATCGCATAATCGGCGCGTAGAGCTCCCAAGGGAAACCCCATAGTTTTTCATATTCACTTTGTTCAACGAATTCAGCCTCCGTAATCTCGCCCGCAATATAACTATCTAAAACGGCTTGGTATGGACGCTGGAACATTTCCATCCCGATCACCAAATCAGGGTTTCTCGCGTATAGCTCTTGAATAATCTGTAACTGAGCAGCATGGTCGCGCTCGCTATCATGCAATTCCCCAAGGAAGACTACATCCGCTGTGGCCAAAGGTTCGATGGATTGCTCCGGCATCGGCGGCAAATCTGGTATTTCCTGAGAATCTGTACCTTGTAATGCACATCCGGCTGGGGCGATCGCCAACAAACCACTGAGGGCAATGAAACCAATTTGCGGCCTAATCTTCATAGATTTCTTGGGAAAGAGTAAAAGCTCTAGTTTAAAGCCTTAACTTTAAAATTTGGATTTGAAATCTGGATTTGAAATCTGGATTTAAAATTCGGCCTAAAAATTAGGTCGATTGGAAGCTGTATGGAAAGTCAATGTGATCACTAGCGCTAAGACGACGGAGTTGGCCGTGTCACATCCCAAGAGCATGAGACTCTCATAGCTCGTTAAACAAACCATTGCAGCTAAACCAATGGGAGTGCTCAGTAGCTCTAGAAATTCACCGACTTGACCCATAAACTCCAAAATCTGGAGAAAATATTTCAGAATAGCCATTGCACTAGCGTGTCTCATCTTGTTTCCTCAGGACGAATAAAACTCTTCAATAAAATCAATATGCTTAGCCCACAAGGCTACTCAGGCGTTCGGAGAGTATCTGAAAGGGGACTTTACCAATGAATGTGTCAACCGCCACCTGCTCCTCCTCCAGTAATACGAAATGGGGTACACCCGTTACTTTATAGGTTGCAACCGTTGACTGCCACTGGGGATCATCAATGTTTAACATGACAAAATTGATGGCCGCGCCAAAACGCTCATGTGCTTTTGCTAACGTCGGAGCCATGGCCTGACAGGTCATGCACCAATCAGCGTAGAACTCAATAAACGCTGGCTTACCATTGGCGATCGCCTCACCATAGGGAACAGATTGGGCAGCTATGGCCGGTAAAGTCATTAGGTCAGCGACCGTAGAGGTTTGTGCTCCCTGGACTGGACGAGTCAACACAAAGGTTCCCCCCAGAAAGAAAATAACTAAAGCAACGGCGATCGCCCCAATATTCCGACTCACTCTGTTTTTTGGCAAAATGCATAACCCCCACCTCAAGGCATGTAACAAATCTTAACCTAATTGTTGATAGTAATAAACCAAGGCGATGGGCATCACTAACATGACGAAGAAAATTGCCACAAAAAAGAGGTGACTGGTCAGCCAAACTGCCCGTAACTTGTGAATTAATAACCCCTTACTAAAAACAGACTGCATCCAAGGGAGCTAGGCAAACTGCCGTCGCGGCGATTCTAAGACGCCAGTCCCAGCAACAACACCGACAACCGCCGTTAACGTCACCGCAAAAAAGACCCAGAGAAAAACAGCATTAAAATTTAAACCCTTTTTTTGATGCCCTAACATTAAAAAAATTATCCTAAACGCGGCGATCGCCAAATAATAGAACTATCCAGATTTATTCCCCCATACAGTCCACCCACGAATCGGTTAAACCATGAAAGCCCCAAACGCGATCAAATTCATCATTGGTCTATGCCTCGGCTGTATGCTGCTGTTCTTTCCCTTTACGCAGTTTCAGCCCGACGGACTGGAGTCATTACGGACTTTAACAGTGCAGCTCGACGGTCGTAAAAAGCCCCTCGATACCGTTGCCAAAGAAACCGTCGCCAAGATTCACGGTTCGACCAGTTACCAAACCGTCAACGGCGAAAAAGAGGATTACCTCAGCACCTATCTGGAAATATGGTTTAACACCCGCAATTGGAATGAAGAGCCCTTTGTGCTGGTTAGCTATCGCCCGCTGAAGGAATTGACCGATCTGGACTTGGAGCAAAAACATTTTGCCTTCCAAGAGCTGATGACCAATAAAAAATTGGCGGCAGTGGTGAATATTGCCCACGAAAAGCAATTTAACGAGCAGGACTTAAACCGTGACGAGCGCGAAGCCCTAACCATCGAAGAGCGCTTAAATCTCCTTTACCATTCCGTCGGCGACCAAAGCCTACCGATTGTGCCCCACCCTACGGATATCAAAGGGAAATGGGTAGGTTTTAATCATGCAACTGCACTGTACGACGTTGAAGAATTTGCGCCCCTCGTCGCCAATTTTGCGATGATTCAGCAAACTGTTTTTAATGGCGGTCTAGATCATCTCGCGGCGTTATCGGACATCACGGATAGCTTAAAAGCTGGTTTACGGAGTCTCAGTCCAGAGATTTATCCCAGCGATTTTGTCCTGGCGCGGGAAACTCATTTTAATCATTTTCACCCCTTTGCAAAGGCTTGGCAGCTTTATGGTTTAGCTTTTATCGCCATGCTCATTAGCCTCTGGGTAAAACCTTGGAATATTTATTGGAGTGCCATGGGTTTGTTTAGTGCGGGCATTGCTGTCCAAACCTATGGTTTTTTCCTCCGCATGCAAATCGCGGGTCGCCCTCCCGTCACCAATATGTATGAGTCGGTGGTTTGGGTGGGTTTCGGTATTGCGGCGATCGCCCTGACCTTTGAGCTGATTACCCGCAACCGTTATTACATTTTGGCAGCAGCGCCTTTATCAGTGATGTGTTTACTGTTGGCCGCTAGCTTGCCTGCAGTTCTTGACCCCAGTATTTCGCCCCTTGTGCCTGTTCTCCGCGATAATTTCTGGCTGAGTATCCATGTTCCGACGATCGCCCTTGGTTATGCCAGTTTTGCCCTTGCAATGGGATTAGGCCATGTTGCCCTTGGGAATTATCTTTTTACCCCCAATGCGAAGCCGCGTCTCAAAATGCTTTCCCAGCTCAATTACCATGTGTTGCAAGTGGGTGTCCTGTTACTCACTGCCGGCATTATTCTCGGTGGCATCTGGGCGCACCTCTCTTGGGGACGTTTCTGGGGGTGGGATCCCAAAGAAACTTGGGCACTCATTGCGCTGCTCTGTTACCTTGCGCCGCTCTATG from [Limnothrix rosea] IAM M-220 encodes:
- a CDS encoding cytochrome c biogenesis protein — translated: MKAPNAIKFIIGLCLGCMLLFFPFTQFQPDGLESLRTLTVQLDGRKKPLDTVAKETVAKIHGSTSYQTVNGEKEDYLSTYLEIWFNTRNWNEEPFVLVSYRPLKELTDLDLEQKHFAFQELMTNKKLAAVVNIAHEKQFNEQDLNRDEREALTIEERLNLLYHSVGDQSLPIVPHPTDIKGKWVGFNHATALYDVEEFAPLVANFAMIQQTVFNGGLDHLAALSDITDSLKAGLRSLSPEIYPSDFVLARETHFNHFHPFAKAWQLYGLAFIAMLISLWVKPWNIYWSAMGLFSAGIAVQTYGFFLRMQIAGRPPVTNMYESVVWVGFGIAAIALTFELITRNRYYILAAAPLSVMCLLLAASLPAVLDPSISPLVPVLRDNFWLSIHVPTIALGYASFALAMGLGHVALGNYLFTPNAKPRLKMLSQLNYHVLQVGVLLLTAGIILGGIWAHLSWGRFWGWDPKETWALIALLCYLAPLYGRLVGWIGDFGVHMASIVSFNAVLMAWYGVNFVLGTGLHSYGFGTGGSELLIAGVVGLDLLLVLITATKHKGWFKSSETEPLTTVENPN